The Thermococcus thermotolerans genome contains a region encoding:
- a CDS encoding polysaccharide deacetylase family protein yields MISLLLHGNLQYAEIPKVEIGRVIEKAYLPVLSALLKREIPFALNVTGFTLGLLPREVLGLLRDGIESGLIEVTGTAYSHAILPLLSLDRVEAQVKRDREVKETLLEVSPRLFFPPELAYDPVLPAVLRDNGYSEVFVDGEALILSSHLNRAVKPVKPLYPHLIKAQRGEGNRYVNYLLGLRELKKSLELVFPGKVTLEAVKEIEAIPVWVNVNTVVMLGAGRFPLMNPGKAAKWLENLDDIILYGTDIEFLGYRSLADYLITVDSFLEVFDALGREVRLPSELPHSGRRLYLRTSSWTPDKNLAIWSLDDGNARLNFLSRNLRGEKAFLAENSDARGWEPLPERRLDAFRAIYEAWRGGEWET; encoded by the coding sequence TTGATATCTCTCCTCCTCCACGGCAACCTCCAGTACGCGGAGATACCAAAGGTGGAGATAGGAAGGGTCATCGAGAAGGCCTACTTGCCTGTTCTCTCGGCGCTCCTTAAAAGGGAGATTCCCTTCGCCCTCAACGTCACGGGTTTTACTCTCGGACTCCTTCCAAGGGAAGTGCTGGGGCTCCTACGCGACGGTATCGAATCGGGGCTGATAGAGGTAACCGGAACCGCCTACAGCCACGCGATACTGCCCCTACTGAGCCTCGACCGGGTTGAGGCCCAGGTGAAGAGGGACAGGGAGGTAAAGGAGACCCTCCTCGAAGTCTCCCCGAGGCTCTTCTTCCCGCCGGAACTGGCCTACGACCCGGTCCTGCCGGCAGTACTGCGGGACAACGGCTATAGCGAAGTCTTCGTTGACGGCGAGGCTTTAATCCTCTCCAGCCACCTCAACAGGGCGGTGAAGCCGGTGAAGCCCCTCTACCCCCACCTCATCAAGGCCCAGAGGGGGGAGGGCAACAGGTACGTCAACTACCTCCTCGGCCTGAGGGAGCTGAAAAAGTCGCTGGAACTCGTCTTTCCGGGCAAGGTGACCCTCGAAGCGGTTAAGGAGATCGAGGCGATACCGGTGTGGGTGAACGTTAACACCGTTGTCATGCTCGGTGCCGGAAGGTTCCCATTGATGAATCCGGGAAAGGCCGCGAAGTGGCTGGAAAACCTCGACGACATCATCCTCTACGGCACCGACATAGAGTTCCTAGGCTACCGTTCCTTGGCTGACTACCTGATAACCGTCGATTCTTTCCTTGAGGTCTTCGACGCCCTGGGGAGGGAGGTAAGGCTCCCAAGCGAGCTCCCCCACTCCGGAAGGAGGCTCTACCTGAGGACTTCGAGCTGGACTCCGGACAAAAACCTCGCCATATGGAGCCTCGACGACGGCAACGCCAGGCTGAACTTTCTTTCGCGGAATTTGAGGGGAGAGAAAGCATTTCTAGCAGAGAACAGCGATGCGAGGGGATGGGAACCGCTCCCGGAGAGGAGGCTCGACGCGTTTAGGGCCATCTACGAAGCCTGGAGGGGTGGTGAATGGGAAACCTGA
- a CDS encoding galactokinase: MYRVDSPGRVNLIGEHTDYALGYVMPMAIDLYTVLHAQKNERVRVYSQIFREVREFGLDEIRKASDWADYVRGIFWVLREEGHPIGGMKGILGGDLPIGSGLSSSASLELTVLAFLNEAYELNLLPVEMALLAQRAENEFVGVPCGILDQFAVVHGKEGHVIFLDTDTLEHEYIRFPKDVQALVFYTGVKRELAGSAYAERRKVAEETLRFLGRRTSKEVEDSDLRSLPSLYRRFFGYIVRENRRVLEARDALRSGDIGTFGELMTASHWDLARNYEVSSEELDFFVRRAVELGAYGAKLTGAGFGGSAVAIVPGDLALDIAMRITDEYIRHFNWEPDYHLVSPSDGVSVRRV, translated from the coding sequence ATGTACCGCGTTGATTCTCCCGGAAGGGTCAATTTGATCGGGGAGCACACGGACTACGCGCTCGGCTACGTCATGCCGATGGCTATAGACCTCTACACGGTTCTGCACGCCCAGAAGAACGAGAGGGTTAGAGTTTACTCCCAGATTTTCCGGGAGGTCAGGGAGTTCGGCCTCGATGAAATCAGAAAAGCCAGCGACTGGGCGGACTACGTCAGGGGGATATTCTGGGTTCTGAGGGAGGAAGGTCACCCCATAGGGGGAATGAAAGGAATCCTGGGTGGAGACCTGCCGATAGGCTCCGGACTGAGCTCCTCGGCGAGCCTTGAGCTGACCGTTTTAGCCTTTCTCAACGAGGCCTATGAGCTGAACCTCCTACCGGTGGAGATGGCGCTTCTTGCCCAGAGGGCGGAGAACGAGTTTGTCGGTGTGCCCTGCGGCATACTCGACCAGTTCGCGGTCGTCCACGGAAAGGAGGGGCATGTGATATTCCTCGACACTGACACCCTGGAGCACGAGTACATCAGGTTTCCGAAGGATGTGCAGGCTCTGGTGTTCTATACAGGCGTCAAACGGGAACTCGCTGGTTCAGCCTATGCGGAGAGGAGGAAGGTCGCGGAGGAGACCCTCAGGTTCCTCGGAAGGAGAACCTCCAAGGAGGTCGAGGATAGCGACCTCAGAAGCCTTCCCTCACTCTACCGGCGCTTCTTCGGCTACATAGTTAGAGAAAACAGGCGCGTCCTTGAGGCGAGGGACGCACTGAGGAGCGGCGATATTGGAACCTTCGGCGAGCTGATGACGGCCTCGCACTGGGATCTCGCCAGAAACTACGAGGTGTCAAGTGAGGAGCTGGACTTCTTCGTAAGAAGGGCGGTTGAACTCGGAGCCTACGGTGCCAAGCTGACCGGTGCCGGCTTTGGCGGGTCGGCAGTGGCCATAGTGCCCGGGGATCTGGCCCTAGATATAGCGATGAGGATCACCGATGAGTACATAAGGCACTTCAACTGGGAGCCGGATTACCACCTCGTCAGCCCGAGCGATGGGGTAAGCGTGAGGAGGGTCTGA
- a CDS encoding NAD(P)/FAD-dependent oxidoreductase — translation MPSKELPGRSEIVIIGGGIVGVTLAHELAKRGEEVTVIEKRFIGSGSTFRCGTGIRQQFNDEANVQVMKRSVELWKRYSEEYGFSFEQTGYLFLLYDDEEVAEFKENIAIQNRFGVPTRLITPEEAKEIVPLIDISEVIAASWNPTDGKADPFYATAAFALNAERFGAKLVEYTEVKDFIVENGEIKGLKTSRGVIKTGIVVNATNAWAKLINAMAGIKTHIPIEPYKHQAVITQPIRKGAIKPMVISFKYGHAYLTQTAHGGIVGGVGYELGPTYDLSPTYEFLREVSYYFTKIVPALRELLILRTWAGYYAKTPDSNPAIGKIEELSDYYIAAGFSGHGFMMAPAVAEMVADLITRGRTSLPVEWYDPYRFERGELRGQALQMG, via the coding sequence ATGCCGAGTAAAGAGCTCCCCGGGAGGAGTGAGATAGTCATCATCGGCGGGGGAATCGTCGGCGTAACCCTCGCCCACGAGCTTGCCAAGCGCGGTGAGGAGGTCACGGTAATAGAGAAGCGCTTCATCGGTTCCGGCTCGACCTTCCGCTGTGGGACGGGAATAAGGCAGCAGTTCAACGATGAAGCCAACGTCCAGGTCATGAAGCGCTCCGTTGAGCTGTGGAAGCGCTATAGCGAGGAGTACGGCTTCTCCTTCGAGCAGACCGGCTACCTCTTCCTGCTCTACGACGACGAGGAGGTTGCCGAGTTCAAGGAGAACATAGCGATACAGAACCGCTTTGGCGTTCCCACGAGGCTCATAACGCCGGAGGAGGCAAAGGAGATAGTACCGCTCATCGATATCAGCGAGGTTATCGCCGCTTCCTGGAACCCCACCGACGGAAAGGCAGACCCGTTCTATGCCACGGCCGCCTTTGCCCTCAACGCCGAGCGCTTTGGCGCCAAGCTCGTCGAGTACACCGAGGTCAAGGACTTCATAGTTGAAAACGGTGAAATTAAAGGCCTGAAGACGAGCAGGGGAGTCATAAAGACGGGCATCGTTGTAAACGCCACCAACGCCTGGGCCAAGCTCATCAACGCGATGGCCGGGATAAAGACCCACATTCCGATAGAGCCCTACAAGCACCAGGCGGTGATAACCCAGCCCATCAGGAAAGGGGCCATCAAGCCGATGGTCATCTCCTTCAAGTACGGGCACGCATACCTCACCCAGACGGCCCACGGCGGCATCGTTGGAGGCGTTGGTTACGAGCTCGGGCCAACCTACGACCTCAGCCCGACCTACGAGTTCCTGCGCGAGGTGAGCTACTACTTCACCAAGATAGTTCCCGCCCTGAGGGAGCTCCTCATACTGAGGACGTGGGCGGGCTACTACGCCAAAACGCCCGACAGCAACCCGGCGATAGGAAAGATCGAGGAGCTGAGCGACTACTACATAGCGGCAGGCTTTTCCGGACACGGCTTCATGATGGCGCCGGCTGTGGCAGAGATGGTGGCAGACCTCATAACCAGGGGAAGAACCAGCCTACCCGTTGAATGGTACGACCCGTACCGCTTTGAAAGGGGAGAACTCCGCGGACAGGCCCTCCAGATGGGCTGA
- a CDS encoding FAD-dependent oxidoreductase gives MRPLDLTEKDPSRRVTIYFEGQPLEAYEGEKLTVALLANGIYWLTTSTEGRKRGAFTFGPVPVVLNGVKNVNGRKTKVKDGMRIERQNYGEFQETVEIDEGRPVERLVVDVAVIGGGPSGIGAVLEVQEHLTAAIIEEKGWLGGDLWLKGLPREGFGDPKKAVKELTGKFNENVRVFKGTIALGVFDKGEYFLVPIVTGKNQLIELMAKRVVLATGAVDNILLFENNEFPGVFRRDFALEVMNVWGVAPGRKVAVVGSRPEDIVPELERWGIEYVIVPNPKRVEGGERVERLIDMNGHVYEVDAVIVSDGRRPDINPITQAGGKLKFKRGYYIPVLDSQHRIRDGIYVAGSAVSIKPHYANYLEGRLVGAYILREFGFDSNPCLYEEKLKEYEPIPMVVHRIPFESFNLEDVQICGCDVSLKKVDDVVRSGITDLQIIKRLTHLAMGFCQGRFCLFNGAVVVSQRTGSDMSRIDLPVARPPLKNVRMKVTAEGVKEYAE, from the coding sequence ATGAGACCGCTCGACCTGACCGAGAAAGACCCTTCTAGAAGGGTTACGATCTACTTTGAAGGTCAGCCCCTGGAGGCCTACGAAGGGGAAAAGCTCACCGTTGCCCTCCTGGCCAACGGGATATACTGGCTTACCACCAGCACGGAGGGCAGGAAGAGGGGGGCGTTCACCTTCGGCCCGGTTCCGGTTGTTCTCAACGGGGTCAAGAACGTCAACGGGAGGAAGACCAAGGTCAAGGACGGCATGAGGATAGAGCGCCAGAACTATGGAGAGTTCCAGGAAACTGTGGAGATCGACGAGGGCAGGCCCGTGGAGAGGCTGGTCGTGGACGTTGCAGTCATTGGCGGAGGGCCTTCAGGGATAGGTGCCGTACTTGAGGTTCAGGAGCACCTAACCGCGGCAATAATCGAGGAAAAGGGCTGGCTCGGAGGGGACCTGTGGCTCAAGGGCCTGCCCCGGGAGGGGTTCGGTGACCCGAAGAAGGCCGTTAAAGAGCTCACCGGAAAGTTCAATGAAAACGTCAGGGTGTTCAAAGGTACGATAGCCCTCGGCGTCTTCGACAAGGGCGAGTATTTCCTGGTGCCGATAGTTACCGGGAAGAACCAGCTCATCGAGCTGATGGCCAAGCGCGTGGTCTTAGCAACTGGTGCTGTTGACAACATCCTCCTCTTCGAGAACAACGAGTTCCCGGGTGTTTTCAGACGTGATTTCGCCCTTGAGGTCATGAACGTCTGGGGTGTCGCCCCGGGAAGGAAAGTAGCAGTGGTCGGCAGCAGGCCCGAGGACATAGTCCCGGAACTGGAGCGCTGGGGAATTGAGTACGTGATAGTGCCCAATCCAAAGCGCGTCGAAGGGGGCGAGAGAGTCGAGAGGCTCATCGACATGAACGGGCACGTTTACGAGGTTGACGCTGTCATCGTCTCCGACGGGAGAAGGCCGGACATCAACCCGATAACCCAGGCCGGCGGGAAGCTGAAGTTCAAGCGCGGCTACTACATACCCGTCCTCGACTCCCAGCACAGGATACGCGACGGCATATACGTCGCCGGAAGTGCGGTTTCCATAAAGCCGCACTACGCGAACTACCTTGAGGGAAGGCTTGTTGGAGCGTACATTCTCAGGGAGTTCGGCTTTGATTCAAACCCGTGCCTTTACGAAGAAAAGCTGAAGGAGTACGAACCGATTCCTATGGTGGTCCACAGGATACCCTTCGAGAGCTTCAACCTTGAGGATGTCCAGATATGTGGCTGCGACGTTTCCCTGAAGAAGGTTGATGACGTGGTCAGGAGCGGGATAACAGACCTGCAGATAATCAAGCGCTTAACACACCTCGCTATGGGCTTCTGCCAGGGGCGCTTCTGTCTCTTCAACGGGGCAGTGGTGGTCTCGCAGAGAACGGGCTCAGATATGAGCCGCATCGACCTTCCTGTGGCCAGGCCGCCGCTGAAGAACGTCAGGATGAAGGTCACCGCCGAGGGGGTGAAGGAATATGCCGAGTAA
- a CDS encoding sodium/proline symporter, with product MNAGILLGFLVYLALLAYIGWWANRYTKTEDQYFVGGRRVHVLAATLSDKASDFSGWLMLGYPGAAFKSGLGAFWAAIGCLFGTLADYVLIGPRLRIYAGKFRAITVPDYLEARLKDDTKLIRILSALIIIIFMTAYVAAQFTAGGKTFAEGFGISDNMGILITVIILTAYVITGGFFAVVWTDVVQAMFMLLTLIIVPFLALSKVGGFERATEIIASADPTKLHPFGGATGWAAIIFAIGYASWIVGYLGQPHIVTRYMSVEDPRKLRRPGIFISGTWTILVLWGAFFAGFLGFAMYQAGILQVSDPEKVIPAMAVELMPSWLAGFVIAGIISAVMSTADSQLLVASSAIARDFYHKVLGKELGKKQMVNISRLVVAGVALVGLWFAISGPKVIYQMVATAWGGLAVGFGPILTLSLWWKRATKEGAIVGMAYGLISEVLLEAKVYGWAFNPDAPGFFGTIGGWFNGIPVFFINFFVTLVVIIIVSLLTKPPEDVVKLHEEIFRKVPIEGTGKKTITETRAKSQVENVAEFVLAKGLA from the coding sequence ATGAACGCCGGAATACTCCTCGGTTTCCTTGTCTACCTGGCTCTGCTGGCCTACATCGGCTGGTGGGCCAACAGGTACACCAAGACCGAGGACCAGTACTTCGTCGGAGGTAGAAGGGTTCACGTTTTAGCGGCCACCCTCTCAGACAAGGCCAGCGATTTCAGTGGCTGGCTGATGCTCGGCTATCCAGGGGCGGCTTTTAAGAGCGGCCTCGGTGCCTTCTGGGCGGCCATCGGCTGTCTCTTCGGTACCCTCGCCGATTACGTCCTCATTGGCCCGAGGCTGAGAATCTACGCAGGTAAATTCAGAGCCATAACCGTCCCGGACTACCTGGAGGCAAGGCTCAAGGACGACACCAAGCTGATAAGAATACTGAGCGCCCTGATAATCATTATCTTCATGACGGCTTATGTGGCCGCCCAGTTCACTGCGGGAGGCAAGACCTTCGCGGAGGGCTTCGGCATAAGCGACAACATGGGAATACTCATTACCGTCATCATACTGACGGCCTACGTCATTACCGGTGGATTCTTCGCGGTGGTGTGGACCGACGTCGTTCAGGCAATGTTCATGCTGCTGACGCTGATTATAGTCCCCTTCCTTGCGCTGTCAAAGGTGGGCGGCTTTGAGAGGGCCACGGAGATAATAGCCTCAGCTGACCCAACGAAGCTCCACCCCTTCGGCGGAGCAACCGGCTGGGCGGCGATAATCTTCGCCATCGGCTACGCCTCATGGATAGTCGGCTACCTCGGCCAGCCCCACATAGTCACCCGTTACATGAGCGTTGAAGACCCGAGGAAGCTTAGGAGGCCGGGCATATTCATCAGCGGCACATGGACGATACTCGTCCTCTGGGGAGCGTTCTTTGCAGGATTCCTTGGATTCGCCATGTATCAGGCCGGAATACTGCAGGTCAGCGACCCGGAGAAGGTCATCCCCGCCATGGCGGTTGAGCTCATGCCGAGCTGGCTTGCGGGCTTCGTCATAGCGGGCATAATCTCGGCGGTCATGAGTACGGCAGATTCACAGCTCCTCGTCGCTTCCTCGGCCATAGCGAGGGACTTCTACCACAAGGTTCTCGGCAAGGAGCTCGGGAAGAAGCAGATGGTCAACATATCGAGGCTCGTCGTTGCCGGTGTTGCCCTCGTCGGCCTCTGGTTCGCCATAAGCGGCCCGAAGGTCATCTACCAGATGGTAGCTACCGCCTGGGGCGGCCTCGCGGTCGGCTTCGGTCCAATACTCACCCTGAGCCTTTGGTGGAAGAGGGCCACCAAGGAGGGGGCAATAGTCGGAATGGCCTACGGCCTCATCAGCGAGGTTCTGCTTGAGGCCAAGGTGTACGGCTGGGCATTCAACCCGGACGCTCCGGGCTTCTTTGGAACAATTGGTGGCTGGTTCAACGGCATACCGGTGTTCTTCATCAACTTCTTCGTGACGCTGGTAGTCATAATAATCGTCAGCCTCCTCACCAAGCCGCCGGAGGACGTCGTCAAGCTCCACGAGGAGATATTCAGAAAGGTTCCCATCGAGGGAACCGGCAAGAAGACCATCACCGAGACCAGGGCCAAGAGTCAGGTTGAGAACGTCGCCGAGTTCGTCCTCGCCAAGGGGCTCGCCTGA
- a CDS encoding DUF3368 domain-containing protein: MIVVSNTSPLIGLSNIGKLEILRELFGEVFVPPAVVREFGETLPEWVVVKHPGDRPLVTALSKLLGDDESEAMALALELGADFLILDDLKARKIAKELGINVIGTAGILLLAKKRGVVEEVKPLLRELVEKGFRIADSVIEVILRAAGEN; encoded by the coding sequence ATGATCGTGGTCTCGAACACAAGTCCTCTCATAGGGCTGTCAAACATCGGGAAGCTCGAAATCCTCCGCGAACTTTTTGGAGAGGTCTTCGTGCCACCCGCAGTTGTCAGGGAGTTTGGGGAAACTCTTCCGGAGTGGGTTGTGGTTAAGCATCCTGGAGACAGGCCCCTTGTTACCGCCCTCTCAAAACTCCTCGGGGATGACGAGTCCGAGGCGATGGCACTTGCCCTTGAACTCGGCGCTGATTTTCTGATACTTGACGACCTAAAGGCGAGAAAGATTGCGAAGGAGCTTGGAATTAACGTGATTGGAACCGCAGGCATTTTGCTTCTCGCAAAGAAAAGGGGCGTTGTTGAAGAAGTAAAACCGCTCCTCCGTGAACTTGTGGAGAAAGGCTTCAGGATAGCGGATAGCGTTATCGAGGTCATACTCAGAGCGGCTGGAGAGAATTAG
- a CDS encoding UPF0175 family protein, with protein MESVTPEAFRDFLGPKPERELVLLAAIELYREGKLSLRKAAEFAGLSVREFLYELRKRDVPINYTLEEARKDIKFIEGME; from the coding sequence ATGGAGAGCGTAACACCGGAGGCGTTCCGTGACTTCCTCGGCCCGAAGCCGGAGAGGGAACTGGTTCTCCTCGCCGCCATAGAGCTCTACCGAGAGGGGAAGCTGAGCCTCAGAAAGGCCGCCGAGTTCGCCGGCCTTAGCGTGAGGGAATTCCTCTACGAGCTGAGGAAACGGGACGTCCCGATAAACTACACGCTGGAGGAGGCAAGGAAGGACATAAAGTTCATTGAGGGTATGGAATGA
- a CDS encoding OBG GTPase family GTP-binding protein, which yields MPTNVTAEYLAAEEEYRNAKTIPEKIRALEKMYATVPKHKGTEKLRLQIKRKLAELRKELEKQRQMRKGGGGPSMAVRKEGAAQIVLTGLPNVGKSSLMKALTNVDIDVADYAFTTVEPIPGMMHHKDVQIQLVEVPGLVEGAALGKGMGPQLLSVIRNADAIAIVIDLSQDPVKQMETLLKEFERAGIKLNKRRPRVEIKRTAMGGIVINGQENIKGDISEVMKMLREERIHSAEITVKEPVTLEEFADALDESLVWRRAIIIANKGDAPGSRENYEKLVEAYGDRFKIIPVSAKRKIQLDKLKDELYELAGIIRVFTKSPGEEPAYPPVPLKKGSTVMDLAERIHKDFAKNFRYARVWGRSVKFPGQRVGADHVLEDGDIVEIHAR from the coding sequence ATGCCAACGAACGTGACAGCGGAGTACCTTGCAGCGGAGGAGGAGTACAGGAACGCCAAGACTATTCCTGAGAAGATACGCGCCCTCGAAAAGATGTACGCCACGGTGCCAAAGCACAAGGGGACGGAGAAGCTCAGGCTCCAGATAAAGAGGAAGCTCGCCGAGCTGAGGAAGGAGCTTGAGAAGCAGAGGCAGATGCGCAAAGGCGGTGGCGGGCCCTCGATGGCAGTAAGGAAGGAAGGCGCGGCACAGATAGTCCTCACCGGCTTGCCCAACGTCGGCAAAAGCTCGCTCATGAAGGCTTTAACAAACGTGGACATAGACGTTGCGGACTACGCGTTCACGACCGTTGAACCGATTCCCGGGATGATGCACCACAAGGACGTCCAGATTCAGCTCGTCGAGGTTCCCGGCCTCGTCGAGGGCGCAGCCCTCGGAAAGGGCATGGGGCCGCAGCTCCTGAGCGTCATAAGGAACGCCGACGCGATAGCTATAGTCATAGATCTCTCCCAGGATCCGGTCAAGCAGATGGAAACCCTCCTCAAGGAGTTTGAAAGGGCCGGGATAAAGCTCAACAAGCGCCGCCCGAGGGTGGAGATCAAGAGGACGGCAATGGGCGGAATCGTCATCAACGGCCAGGAGAACATCAAGGGCGACATAAGCGAGGTCATGAAGATGCTCCGCGAGGAGAGGATTCACTCGGCCGAGATAACCGTCAAGGAGCCGGTAACATTGGAAGAGTTCGCGGATGCCCTCGACGAAAGCCTCGTCTGGAGGAGGGCGATAATCATAGCCAACAAGGGCGACGCCCCCGGGAGCAGGGAGAACTACGAGAAGCTCGTTGAAGCCTACGGCGACAGGTTCAAGATAATCCCCGTCTCGGCGAAGAGGAAGATTCAGCTGGACAAACTCAAGGACGAGCTGTACGAGCTGGCGGGGATTATTCGCGTCTTCACCAAGAGCCCTGGCGAGGAACCGGCCTACCCGCCGGTGCCGCTGAAGAAGGGCTCGACCGTCATGGATTTAGCGGAAAGGATACACAAGGACTTCGCCAAGAACTTCCGATATGCGCGCGTCTGGGGCAGGAGCGTCAAGTTCCCGGGCCAGCGCGTTGGGGCTGACCACGTTCTGGAGGACGGAGACATAGTGGAGATTCACGCGAGATGA
- a CDS encoding Lrp/AsnC family transcriptional regulator: MRTGLDDIDRKILSILQRNSRTPLREISKEVNLAESTVYERIKKLKEKGIIKKFTVILDPNALGFGILSFILIKAKAGKYSHVASELKKYPEIVEIFETTGDYDMLVKIRTRGSEELNEFLDTIGEIEGVEATHTMVVLKVHKETTELPL, encoded by the coding sequence ATGCGAACCGGCTTGGACGATATAGACAGGAAGATCCTCTCTATACTCCAGAGAAACAGCAGAACGCCCCTCAGGGAGATATCCAAAGAGGTTAATCTCGCAGAATCGACCGTCTACGAGAGGATTAAGAAGCTGAAAGAGAAGGGCATAATAAAAAAGTTCACCGTAATACTTGACCCCAACGCCCTCGGCTTCGGCATTCTGTCGTTCATACTGATAAAAGCGAAAGCGGGGAAGTACTCCCACGTGGCAAGTGAGCTCAAAAAGTATCCGGAGATCGTCGAGATTTTTGAGACCACCGGGGACTACGACATGCTCGTCAAAATAAGAACCCGGGGTAGCGAGGAGCTCAACGAGTTCCTTGACACGATAGGTGAAATAGAGGGTGTTGAAGCCACCCACACCATGGTCGTCCTCAAGGTTCATAAGGAGACTACCGAACTTCCCCTCTGA
- the pfpI gene encoding deglycase PfpI, with protein MKVLFLSADGFEDLELIYPLHRIKEEGHEVYVASFERGKITGKHGYSVSVDLAFEEVDPDEFDAIVLPGGRAPEIVRLNEKAVEITRKMFEAGKPVASICHGPQILISAGVLKGRKGTSTITIRDDVVNAGAEWVNEEVVVDGNWVSSRHPGDLYAWMREFVKLLK; from the coding sequence ATGAAGGTGCTGTTTCTGAGCGCGGACGGTTTTGAAGACCTGGAGCTCATATATCCCCTCCACAGAATAAAGGAGGAGGGCCACGAGGTCTACGTGGCGAGTTTTGAGAGGGGCAAGATAACGGGCAAGCACGGCTATTCCGTCAGCGTCGACCTGGCCTTCGAGGAGGTTGACCCGGACGAGTTTGATGCCATTGTTCTGCCCGGCGGGAGGGCGCCGGAGATCGTCAGGCTCAACGAGAAAGCCGTCGAGATAACCAGAAAAATGTTTGAGGCAGGAAAGCCCGTCGCCAGCATCTGCCACGGGCCGCAGATACTCATCTCCGCCGGAGTGCTGAAGGGCAGGAAGGGGACGAGCACGATAACCATCAGGGACGACGTGGTAAATGCGGGCGCTGAATGGGTAAACGAGGAGGTAGTGGTTGACGGCAACTGGGTCAGCTCAAGGCACCCCGGCGACCTCTACGCCTGGATGAGGGAGTTCGTGAAGCTTCTGAAATGA
- a CDS encoding cell wall-active antibiotics response protein, protein MRRGAGLLGILAGTVLTLLVIGTVVTALAFRGYIHIGWGPFREDAGPVKEIGRFHADSIVVRNLIGSVELVPSEVEGVVVKSNLPVNVSLENDVLTVYCLVEEKRSGFGISTHNLCGDYRNGKVVIEVGTGLRDVWIRDTVGDVFIGTNVTKALIEDTVGDLKGAAPAEYRIDDVVGDVVIHAGGDVTINNVVGDVRIHVPPDYTVSVSLDDVLGRVEKAHSSGGRQITIEISDVVGDVSIGQ, encoded by the coding sequence ATGAGGAGGGGAGCTGGCCTTTTGGGGATATTGGCCGGTACCGTTCTGACCCTTCTTGTCATCGGTACAGTCGTGACGGCTTTGGCGTTTCGGGGCTACATTCACATCGGATGGGGACCATTCAGGGAGGACGCCGGCCCGGTTAAGGAAATCGGTCGCTTCCACGCTGACTCCATAGTGGTTAGAAACCTGATAGGAAGCGTTGAGCTGGTTCCGTCTGAAGTTGAGGGAGTGGTTGTTAAGAGCAACCTGCCGGTAAACGTTAGCCTTGAAAACGACGTTCTGACCGTTTACTGCCTCGTTGAAGAGAAGAGAAGCGGATTTGGAATCAGTACCCACAACCTCTGCGGGGACTACAGGAACGGAAAGGTCGTCATAGAGGTGGGGACGGGACTGAGAGATGTGTGGATTCGGGATACCGTTGGAGACGTTTTCATAGGGACAAACGTCACGAAGGCCCTAATCGAGGACACCGTCGGGGACCTCAAGGGGGCCGCCCCGGCAGAGTACCGGATTGATGACGTGGTTGGCGACGTTGTGATTCATGCCGGGGGAGACGTTACCATAAACAACGTCGTGGGCGACGTTAGAATACACGTGCCCCCTGATTACACCGTCAGCGTTTCCCTCGACGACGTTCTTGGAAGGGTCGAGAAGGCTCACTCCAGCGGGGGAAGACAAATCACCATCGAGATTTCCGACGTTGTTGGCGACGTCTCCATAGGGCAATGA
- a CDS encoding PspC domain-containing protein translates to MTKKLTRSKEDRILLGVLGGIAEHLNVDPTLVRLIFVVLLVFNPVAMTLLYFLAALVIPEEEKEEEKSLSERIDELIGETEERLEDVISGDENSRAIALLLILLGAILLAGPFMPFLLPAIDFRTLLAVVFLVIGIILLLRGE, encoded by the coding sequence ATGACAAAGAAACTGACGAGATCAAAGGAGGATAGAATCCTCCTCGGCGTCCTCGGTGGGATAGCCGAGCATCTCAACGTTGACCCCACCCTCGTAAGGCTGATATTCGTGGTTCTCCTGGTGTTCAACCCTGTGGCTATGACGTTGCTCTACTTCCTTGCGGCTCTCGTGATACCAGAGGAGGAGAAAGAGGAGGAAAAATCCCTCTCCGAGAGAATCGACGAACTGATAGGGGAGACGGAAGAACGGCTGGAGGATGTGATATCGGGCGACGAAAACTCCAGGGCAATAGCCCTCCTGCTGATACTGCTGGGCGCAATACTGCTGGCGGGACCGTTCATGCCGTTCCTCCTGCCTGCAATTGATTTCAGGACGTTGCTCGCGGTTGTGTTCCTGGTAATCGGCATAATCCTCCTCTTGAGGGGTGAGTGA